The DNA window ACGCTGCTGGAACTGGCGATTGTGATCAGCATTATCATGGTGCTGGTCGGGCTGCTGTTGCCGGCGGTCCAAATGGCCCGTGAAGCTTCCCGCCGGTCAAACTGCAGCAACAACCTGGTGCAGATTGGCGTCGCGCTGCAGACTTATCAATTGGCCCATCGCTGGCTCCCGCCCGGAGTGAGCGATGCCGTCGGGCCGATCCGCAGCCAGGCGCAGGGGCTGCATCACAACTGGATCTCGCAGATGCTCCCGCAGATTGAAGAGAGTAACAACTACGGGGCGATCAATTTTTCCAAGAGCGTTTACGCAACCGAAAACGCCCCGGTACGCGCACTGAGAATCGACGTGTTACGCTGTAACAGCGATCGCAAGCAGGGGCCGTTCTCGAACTACGCAGGCGTGCAGCACTACCGGGAAGCGCCGATTGACGAGAACAACCAGGGGGTGTTCTTTCTCAACAGTCGCCTGCAGGACCGCGATGTACTGGATGGATTGTCGACGACGCTCTTTGTCGGCGAGAAATTGATCCAAGACGGCGATCTGGGCTGGATGTCGGGAACCCGCGCCACCCTGCGGAACACAGGCGTGCCGATCAATTCCGCTAACCCGCTGGCGGATCTGCAGAACGCCCCGCCGCAACTGCAGTCTTCTTCCGTGCCGGGCTCCCCCCTTTATGTCGGCGGATTCAGCAGCAATCACCCGGGCGGCGCCCAGTTTGCGTTTGGCGACGGGTCGACGCACTTCTTGTCGGAGAATATGAATCTCCGCGTCTATACCCAGCTGGCCCATCGGGCCGACGGGATGCTCCTTGATGAGACCTCCTGGTAGTCGCTTGGCGAACGTGGACGGAACCTCCTCGGCGCCGACATCCACGGCGGTTGCTGCAGGCGAACGGGTTTCCCCCAGGATAGCGGCAGAGGCTTCACGCGGGCTTCACAATCTCTTCATTCTAATCCTGCTCCGCATTCTGTTTTCCGAAATATTTTCGGGCTTTTTCCCTCATCGTCGCCGCCATTTCACGCTGCGCGTTGGAAGAATATAGCGATCAGAACGAAGGCGCCGGCAGGTCCAGAGAGAAAGGAAAAAAGTTGTGACGGCTGTGACGATTCTGCCGGAAACGCCTGTCGTGTCATTGCGATCGCATTTACTGCCCGCAAATTGACGGGTAAT is part of the Lignipirellula cremea genome and encodes:
- a CDS encoding DUF1559 domain-containing protein is translated as MSLSRRRRAGYTLLELAIVISIIMVLVGLLLPAVQMAREASRRSNCSNNLVQIGVALQTYQLAHRWLPPGVSDAVGPIRSQAQGLHHNWISQMLPQIEESNNYGAINFSKSVYATENAPVRALRIDVLRCNSDRKQGPFSNYAGVQHYREAPIDENNQGVFFLNSRLQDRDVLDGLSTTLFVGEKLIQDGDLGWMSGTRATLRNTGVPINSANPLADLQNAPPQLQSSSVPGSPLYVGGFSSNHPGGAQFAFGDGSTHFLSENMNLRVYTQLAHRADGMLLDETSW